In Novosphingobium sp. MMS21-SN21R, a single genomic region encodes these proteins:
- the glgB gene encoding 1,4-alpha-glucan branching protein GlgB, translating to MKPSASAIEALLDGTHADPFSLLGIHEGPEGAFARAVLPGAEEAVAWSLSGKKLGVLNRIDGRGLFEGKVKGPRQPVRYACKAGTDEWLVTDAYSFGPVFGPMDDFLIAEGTHLRLFDKMGAHLIEHEGATGVHFAVWAPNASLVSVVGDFNDWDHRRHPMRRRADIGVWEVFIPDIGEHRTYKYRVVGADGTVQPLKADPYALASEYRPATGSITAHPVKMDWGDAGHRAHWASVDARRQPMSIYEVHPGSWQKPHDEGFYTWDELADRLIPYVTEMGFTHIEFLPVSEHPYDPSWGYQTTGLYAPSARFGPPEGFARFVDGAHRAGVSVLIDWVPAHFPTDEHGLVRFDGTALYEHEDPRLGFHPDWNTLIYNFGRREVVSFLVNNALFWAERYHVDGLRVDAVASMLYRDYSRKSGEWIPNEDGGRENWEAVEFLKAMNRAVYASHPGFLTIAEESTSWPGVSKPAFDEAPREHLGFGFKWNMGFMHDTLQYMARDAVHRSYHHNEITFGLTYAFSENFVLPISHDEVVHGKGSLLTKMSGDDWQKFANLRAYYGLMWGYPGKKLLFMGQEFAQRREWSEARSLDWELLQAPAHEGVRRWVRDLNRVYSIRPALHARDCEPEGFEWLVVDDAQASVFAWLRKAPGAKPVAVICNMTPLVHDHYRLPLPHDGAWREVLNSDAQDYGGSGIGNLGEVTAQDGAAFVVLPPLATIMIEFEG from the coding sequence ATGAAGCCATCGGCGAGCGCCATCGAAGCCCTTCTGGACGGGACGCACGCCGATCCTTTCTCTCTGCTCGGCATCCACGAAGGGCCGGAAGGCGCGTTTGCCCGCGCCGTCCTGCCCGGCGCAGAGGAAGCGGTTGCATGGTCGCTGTCAGGCAAGAAGCTCGGCGTCCTCAACCGGATTGATGGTCGCGGACTGTTCGAAGGCAAGGTCAAAGGCCCGCGCCAGCCTGTGCGCTATGCCTGCAAGGCGGGCACGGACGAGTGGCTGGTGACCGATGCCTACAGCTTCGGCCCCGTGTTTGGTCCGATGGACGACTTCCTGATTGCCGAAGGCACGCACTTGCGCCTGTTCGACAAGATGGGCGCGCACCTGATCGAGCATGAGGGCGCGACTGGCGTCCACTTCGCAGTCTGGGCGCCCAACGCCAGCCTCGTCAGCGTCGTCGGCGATTTCAACGATTGGGACCATCGCCGCCACCCGATGCGCCGCCGTGCGGACATCGGCGTGTGGGAAGTGTTCATCCCCGACATCGGCGAGCACCGCACCTACAAATACCGCGTCGTCGGCGCTGACGGCACGGTCCAGCCGCTCAAGGCCGATCCCTATGCGCTGGCGTCGGAGTACCGCCCCGCTACAGGCTCGATTACTGCGCACCCGGTCAAGATGGACTGGGGCGATGCAGGCCACCGCGCCCACTGGGCTTCGGTGGACGCCCGCCGCCAGCCGATGTCGATCTATGAAGTCCATCCCGGTTCATGGCAGAAGCCGCACGACGAGGGCTTTTACACCTGGGATGAACTCGCGGACCGGCTAATCCCCTATGTCACCGAGATGGGCTTCACCCATATCGAATTCCTGCCAGTCTCGGAACACCCCTACGATCCGTCATGGGGCTATCAGACCACCGGGCTGTACGCCCCATCGGCTCGCTTCGGCCCGCCTGAAGGCTTTGCGCGTTTCGTCGATGGCGCGCACCGCGCCGGGGTTTCCGTCCTGATCGACTGGGTGCCCGCGCACTTCCCCACCGATGAACACGGACTCGTCCGCTTCGACGGTACGGCGCTCTATGAACATGAAGATCCGCGCCTGGGTTTCCACCCGGACTGGAACACGCTGATCTACAATTTCGGCCGCCGCGAGGTCGTCAGCTTCCTCGTCAACAACGCGCTTTTCTGGGCCGAGCGCTACCATGTCGATGGCCTGCGCGTCGATGCGGTCGCCTCAATGCTTTACCGCGATTACTCGCGCAAGAGCGGCGAATGGATTCCCAACGAAGACGGCGGGCGCGAGAACTGGGAAGCGGTCGAGTTTCTCAAGGCCATGAACCGCGCAGTCTATGCCAGCCACCCCGGTTTCCTCACCATCGCCGAGGAATCGACCTCATGGCCCGGCGTCAGCAAGCCTGCTTTCGACGAAGCCCCGCGTGAACATTTGGGTTTCGGCTTCAAGTGGAACATGGGTTTCATGCACGATACCCTCCAGTACATGGCGCGCGACGCAGTGCATCGCAGCTATCACCACAACGAAATCACTTTCGGCCTGACGTACGCCTTTTCCGAAAACTTCGTCCTGCCGATCAGCCATGATGAAGTCGTCCACGGCAAGGGCAGCCTCCTTACCAAGATGAGCGGCGACGATTGGCAGAAGTTCGCCAACTTGCGCGCCTATTATGGCCTGATGTGGGGTTATCCCGGCAAGAAGCTGCTGTTCATGGGCCAGGAATTCGCCCAGCGCCGTGAATGGAGCGAGGCGCGTTCGCTCGATTGGGAACTGCTGCAGGCCCCCGCCCACGAAGGCGTTCGCCGCTGGGTGCGTGACCTCAACCGGGTCTACTCCATCCGCCCCGCCCTCCACGCCCGCGATTGCGAGCCCGAAGGCTTCGAATGGCTGGTAGTCGACGACGCGCAGGCCTCGGTCTTCGCATGGCTGCGCAAGGCGCCCGGCGCAAAACCCGTCGCCGTCATCTGCAACATGACGCCACTGGTCCACGATCACTACCGCCTGCCTTTGCCTCACGATGGGGCATGGCGCGAAGTGCTGAACAGCGATGCGCAGGACTACGGCGGCAGCGGCATCGGCAATCTCGGCGAAGTGACTGCGCAAGATGGCGCTGCATTCGTCGTGCTGCCACCACTGGCCACTATCATGATTGAATTCGAAGGATAA
- the glgC gene encoding glucose-1-phosphate adenylyltransferase — protein sequence MRESYSQPLARDAMAYVLAGGRGSRLKELTDNRAKPAVYFGGKSRIIDFALSNAINSGIRRIGVATQYKAHSLIRHMQRAWNFMRPERNESFDILPASQRVSEHQWYEGTADAVYQNIDIIASYAPKYMVILAGDHIYKMDYELMLRQHVESGADVTIGCLVVPCAEATGFGVMAVDTHDTITEFVEKPANPPGIPGNETMSLASMGIYVFDTAFLFDILRKDAADPNSSRDFGNDIIPHIVKNGKAVAHRFTASCIRAAEEIEEYWRDVGTLDAYFEANLDLTDIVPKLDMYDRDWPIWTDQIIAAPAKFVHDEDGRRGMAISSLISQDCIVSGAIARRSLLFTGVKMGSFSECEEAVILPYCNIGRGSRLKRVILDSGVRIPEGLIVGEDPELDAQRFQRTESGVCLITKTMIDRLA from the coding sequence ATGCGGGAATCATACTCTCAGCCGCTGGCACGCGATGCCATGGCCTATGTCCTTGCGGGCGGTCGCGGCAGCCGTCTCAAGGAGCTGACCGATAACCGCGCCAAACCTGCGGTCTATTTCGGCGGCAAATCCCGCATCATCGACTTTGCCCTGTCGAACGCGATCAACTCGGGCATCCGCCGCATCGGCGTTGCCACGCAGTACAAGGCGCACTCGCTTATCCGCCACATGCAGCGCGCGTGGAACTTCATGCGCCCCGAGCGCAACGAAAGCTTCGACATCCTGCCCGCATCGCAGCGCGTGTCCGAGCACCAGTGGTACGAAGGCACCGCCGACGCGGTCTACCAGAACATCGATATCATCGCGTCCTATGCGCCCAAGTATATGGTCATCCTCGCAGGCGACCACATCTACAAGATGGACTACGAGTTGATGCTCCGTCAGCATGTCGAAAGCGGCGCTGACGTGACCATCGGCTGCCTCGTCGTCCCTTGCGCTGAAGCCACCGGCTTTGGCGTGATGGCGGTCGACACCCACGACACCATTACCGAGTTCGTGGAAAAGCCTGCCAACCCGCCCGGCATTCCCGGTAACGAGACTATGTCGCTCGCTTCAATGGGCATCTACGTCTTCGACACGGCGTTCCTGTTCGACATCCTGCGCAAGGACGCTGCCGACCCGAACTCGAGCCGCGATTTCGGCAACGACATCATTCCGCACATCGTCAAGAACGGCAAAGCGGTCGCACACCGATTCACCGCGTCGTGCATCCGCGCAGCCGAGGAAATCGAGGAATACTGGCGCGATGTCGGCACGCTCGACGCCTATTTCGAAGCGAACCTCGACCTCACCGACATCGTCCCCAAGCTCGACATGTATGACCGCGACTGGCCGATCTGGACCGACCAGATCATCGCCGCTCCCGCCAAGTTCGTGCACGACGAAGACGGCCGGCGTGGCATGGCGATCTCCTCGCTGATCAGCCAGGACTGCATCGTCTCAGGCGCCATCGCCCGCCGCAGCCTGCTGTTCACCGGCGTAAAGATGGGTTCATTCTCCGAATGCGAAGAGGCAGTGATCCTGCCATATTGCAACATCGGTCGCGGATCGCGATTGAAGCGCGTGATCCTCGATTCCGGCGTCCGCATCCCCGAAGGCCTGATCGTGGGCGAAGATCCGGAACTTGATGCACAGCGCTTTCAACGCACCGAAAGCGGCGTCTGCCTGATAACGAAGACGATGATCGATCGTCTTGCATGA
- the glgA gene encoding glycogen synthase GlgA, which yields MTIKVLSVASEAVPLVKTGGLADVAGALPSAVAPHGVEMTTILPGYPAVMKALSRPRAVHAWDSLLGDKARLVVGKIDGHPLLVLDAPAYFQRDGGPYVSGAGQDWGDNWRRFAAFGRAAADVAAGAVKGRNFDLVHAHDWQAAMALAYLRFAPPEGGRRVPSVMTIHNMAFQGFYGADKFPALALPQEAWSMDGVEYHGGVGFLKAGLEAASAITTVSPTYAREIRTAEFGMGLEGLILSRGERVSGIVNGIDSAQWSPETDPSLATRFGVRTLAKRVANKRALEADFGLESGDGPLFVVISRLTWQKGMDVLLEVLDHMVGIGGRLALLGSGDKAMENGFHAAAMRHPGKIAVRTGYDEALSHRMQAGGDAILVPSRFEPCGLTQLYGLAYGCVPVVARTGGLADTVIDANLAAIMVGVATGVQFGGVTYSSLSDAISRTVAIYAQQDTWRAIQRAGMKTDFSWSRSGKAYADLYARLIAEEQ from the coding sequence ATGACGATAAAAGTCCTCTCCGTCGCCTCCGAGGCGGTGCCACTGGTAAAGACCGGCGGCCTCGCCGATGTGGCAGGCGCGCTGCCCTCAGCCGTCGCGCCGCATGGCGTGGAGATGACCACGATCTTGCCCGGCTATCCTGCTGTGATGAAAGCGCTTTCCCGACCCCGAGCGGTCCATGCGTGGGACTCGCTACTGGGCGATAAGGCGCGTCTCGTCGTGGGCAAGATCGACGGTCATCCGCTGCTCGTGCTTGATGCACCTGCCTATTTCCAACGTGATGGCGGCCCCTATGTTAGTGGTGCGGGTCAGGATTGGGGTGACAACTGGCGCCGCTTTGCCGCCTTCGGGCGTGCTGCTGCCGATGTGGCGGCAGGCGCGGTCAAGGGGCGCAATTTCGATCTTGTCCATGCGCATGACTGGCAGGCCGCGATGGCACTGGCCTATCTGCGCTTTGCCCCGCCTGAAGGCGGCCGCCGCGTCCCCTCGGTAATGACGATCCACAACATGGCGTTTCAGGGGTTCTACGGCGCAGACAAGTTTCCTGCCCTAGCCTTGCCGCAAGAAGCTTGGTCGATGGACGGCGTGGAATACCACGGCGGCGTCGGCTTCCTGAAGGCAGGCCTCGAAGCCGCGAGTGCGATCACCACCGTCAGTCCCACTTACGCGCGCGAAATCCGCACCGCAGAATTCGGCATGGGCCTTGAAGGCCTGATCCTCAGCCGAGGTGAGCGGGTTTCCGGCATCGTCAACGGCATCGATTCCGCGCAATGGAGCCCCGAAACGGATCCCTCGCTGGCCACCCGGTTTGGCGTCAGGACGCTGGCAAAACGCGTTGCCAACAAGCGTGCACTTGAGGCCGATTTCGGTCTTGAATCCGGCGACGGACCACTGTTCGTGGTGATCTCGCGCCTTACCTGGCAAAAGGGCATGGACGTCCTCCTCGAAGTACTTGACCACATGGTTGGCATTGGCGGGCGACTTGCGCTGCTCGGCTCGGGCGACAAGGCAATGGAGAACGGCTTCCACGCCGCCGCCATGCGCCACCCCGGCAAGATCGCGGTGCGCACCGGCTATGACGAGGCGCTCTCGCACAGGATGCAGGCAGGTGGCGATGCCATCCTCGTGCCAAGCCGGTTCGAACCTTGCGGCCTCACCCAGCTTTATGGCCTCGCCTATGGCTGCGTCCCCGTCGTCGCGCGGACCGGCGGTCTCGCCGATACAGTGATCGACGCAAACCTCGCAGCGATCATGGTCGGGGTTGCTACGGGTGTGCAGTTTGGTGGGGTGACATATTCGTCGCTCTCCGACGCAATCAGTCGCACAGTTGCAATCTACGCGCAGCAAGACACCTGGCGCGCCATCCAGCGCGCTGGCATGAAAACCGATTTTTCTTGGAGCCGCTCGGGCAAGGCCTATGCGGACCTCTACGCCAGACTGATTG